One Rhizoctonia solani chromosome 1, complete sequence DNA window includes the following coding sequences:
- a CDS encoding cleavage and polyadenylation specificity factor subunit 2, translating into MITFTPLTGGAATTRTTPLCYILQIDDVRILLDCGAPDWHPEPSTETSSTPGESQQVEPHWVRYCEQLAVQAPTVDLVLLSHADVAHVGLFPYAHAKYGLRAPAYASLPVQAMGRMAVLDNIESIRSEEPVDDPANSDTGLDIALPTFGLTPDPSKQRKIASIKETNDAFDSLHALRYSQPAHLQGKCQGITITPFSAGHTIGGTIWKIRSPSAGTVVYAVNLNHTKERHLDGTVLLKGGAGGGVLESLSRPDLLITDAERTLVVSARRKDRDAALLDAVTNVLQSGHSVLMPCDASTRILELLVLFDQHWSFSKLRAPLCLVSRTANDMLTLVRSMMEWFGGTVTKEEAFDAGNNKKRKRNQEGEDDALGTLALRFKHLEIFPSPDALVSRYPSSMPKLLLVVPATLSHGNSRRIFAEFASVPGNAVILSTPSEPGTLANTLFNEWNLELEQYLEKERAAKERQATQRAALARSQRLLEADEADSDSSNSEADEEEVEDALGDDMDTGVPEGDESAKQLSFDIFLKGNVSRAASFFKTAGQASRFRMFPHIERKRRVDEYGETIDVAAWLRKDRALAVAVEAEEAREAQQKKQEEEEKSKTPAEPPSKFIVETIEVQLRCKLLFVDMDGLNDGRSVKTIIPQVNPRKMIIVHSHREATDALKESCLSIKAMTRDIHAPDVGDVVQIGQQTNVFTVALSDELIASVKMSRFEDNEIGFVHGRVTGNANSTVSVLEPTMPVSSSGDAENIPASDVRPVLSLPWSTMIGDLRLTALKTRLGVLGIAAEFIGEGVLVCGTRTSGTLDDVVAVRKTARGQVVVEGSISDVYYTVRREVYDLHALVAA; encoded by the exons ATGATTACATTTACTCCGTTGACCGGCGGGGCGGCTACGACACGTACAACACCACTATGCTATATTCTGCAAATTGACGATGTTCGAATTCTGCTAGACTGTGGTGCACCAGACTGGCACCCCGAGCCTTCAACTGAGACGAGCAGTACACCAGGAGAGAGCCAGCAGGTAGAGCCTCATTGGGTGCGCTATTGTGAACAACTGGCTGT CCAGGCCCCAACAGTTGATCTGGTTCTACTATCTCATGCAGATGTAGCTCATGTTGGGCTCTTTCCGTATGCTCACGCAAAGTATGGTCTCCGCGCACCCGCCTATGCATCTCTGCCTGTTCAAGCAATGGGTCGTATGGCCGTGCTTGACAACATCGAGAGCATTCGGTCAGAAGAACCCGTCGACGATCCTGCCAACTCGGATACTGGCTTGGATATTGCTCTCCCAACCTTTGGGCTCACACCTGACCCCTccaaacagaggaaaattgcttcaatcaaggagaccaacgatGCCTTTGACTCGTTGCACGCTTTGCGGTACTCCCAGCCAGCACATCTACAAG GTAAATGTCAAGGCATAACAATTACTCCATTTTCGGCTGGTCACACGATTGGAGGTACCATATGGAAGATTCGTTCACCATCGGCAGGCACTGTAGTTTATGCGGTCAACCTCAATCACACCAAAGAGCGCCATTTGGATGGCACTGTTTTGCTCAAAGGCGGGGCTGGGGGTGGTGTGCTCGAATCTTTGAGTCGACCAGACCTTTTAATCACCGATGCCGAGCGCACTCTTGTGGTGAGCGCCAGGCGAAAAGATCGTGATGCAGCACTCCTAG ATGCCGTTACCAATGTGCTTCAGTCTGGCCATTCTGTGTTAATGCCTTGCGATGCATCTACACGTATCCTGGAGCTGCTAGTCCTTTTCGACCAGCATTGGTCCTTTTCTAAATTGCGTGCACCACTATGTCTAGTTAGCCGCACGGCAAACGACATGTTAACGTTGGTGCGAAGTATGATGGAATGGTTTGGTGGAACCGTTACGAAAGAAGAGGCGTTTGATGCGGGAAATAACAAAAAACGAAAGCGTAACCAGGAAGGCGAAGACGATGCTCTTGGTACACTCGCACTCCGATTCAA GCATCTGGAAATATTTCCGTCTCCGGACGCGTTGGTCTCGCGCTATCCTTCTTCGATGCCCAAGCTCCTCCTGGTTGTTCCAGCCACACTGTCTCACGGTAACTCTCGTCGAATATTTGCCGAGTTTGCGTCTGTTCCTGGTAATGCTGTTATTCTATCAACGCCCAGCGAACCCGGTACACTGGCCAACACACTTTTCAACGAATGGAATTTGG AGCTAGAACAGTACCTCGAAAAGGAGCGCGCGGCAAAAGAGCGTCAAGCCACCCAACGAGCTGCTCTCGCGCGAAGTCAACGCCTGCTCGAAGCAGACGAAGCCGATTCAGATTCGAGCAACAGCGAAgcagatgaagaagaagtcGAAGATGCGCTGGGCGACGACATGGATACTGGCGTTCCCGAAGGAGACGAATCAGCCAAGCAGCTTTCGTTTGATATTTTCTTAAAGGGAAACGTATCTAGGGCCGCCTCGTTCTTCAAGACCGCGGGTCAGGCTTCGAGGTTCCGAATGTTCCCACATATCGAACGAAAGAGGCGCGTGGACGAGTACGGTGAAACTATCGATGTGGCTGCGTGGTTGAGAAAAGACCGGGCGTTGGCTGTGGCTGTCGAGGCCGAAGAGGCCCGTGAGGCCCAGCAAAAGAAgcaggaagaggaagagaaaAGT AAAACACCAGCTGAGCCACCCTCGAAATTCATTGTTGAAACCATTGAAGTGCAACTCCGTTGTAAACTATTGTTTGTCGATATGGACGGTCTCAATGATGGGCGCTCTGTCAAAACCATTATTCCGCAAGTTAACCCCAGGAAAATG ATCATCGTTCACTCACACCGCGAAGCTACAGATGCACTTAAAGAGAGTTGCTTGTCCATCAAAGCAATGACACGAGACATCCATGCGCCTGATGTGGGGGATGTTGTTCAGATTGGTCAACAGACCAACGTGTTTACGGTTGCGCTTAGCGACGAGCTCATTGCATCTGTCAAAATGTCCCGA TTTGAAGATAACGAAATCGGGTTTGTGCACGGTCGGGTGACTGGGAATGCCAATTCTACAGTTTCGGTTCTCGAGCCTACAATGCCTGTTTCATCTAGTGGAGATGCGGAAAATATACCAGCGTCTGATGTTCGCCCGGTATTGTCACTGCCTTGGTCTACCATGATCGGTGACCTCAGGCTCACCGCACTCAAAACACGACTTGGAGTTTTAGGAATTGCCGCAGAGTTTATTGGAGAGGGTGTTTTAGTGTGTGGTACTCGAACATCGGGAACTCTGGACGACGTGGTAGCTGTTCGCAAGACGGCGCGAGGTCAAGTAGTAGTGGAGGGGTCCATCAGTGATGTATATTATACCGTCCGGCGCGAGGTGTATGACCTTCATGCACTCGTTGCGGCTTGA
- a CDS encoding ADP-ribosylation factor family, whose product MGMSISKLLSGLFGKKEMRILMVGLDAAGKTTILYKLKLGEIVTTIPTIGFNVETVEYKNISFTVWDVGGQDKIRPLWRHYFQNTQGIIFVVDSNDRERVSEAREELQRMLNEDELRDALLLVFANKQDLPNAMNASEITDKLGLHGLRQRTWYIQAACATSGDGLYEGLEWLSTNIKRRV is encoded by the exons ATGGGCATGTCTATCTCCAAACTCCTCTCCGGCCTTTTTGGCAAGAAGGAGATGC GCATCCTGATGGTCGGTCTCGATGCTGCTG GTAAAACCACAATTCTCTACAAGCTCAAGCTTGGTGAAATCGTGACCACGATTCCTACGATCG GTTTCAACGTCGAGACTGTCGAATACAAGAACATCTCTTTCACTGTATGGGACGTCGGAGGACAGGACAAAATCCGCCCTCTCTGGAGGCATT ACTTCCAAAATACCCAGGGTATCATCTTCGTGGTCGACTCTAACGATCGCGAGCGTGTGTCCGAGGCACGTGAGGAGCTTCAACGCATGCTCAACGAGGATGAACTCCGTGACGCTCTCCTCCTGGTCTTTGCTAACAAGCAAGATTTGCCCAATGCGATGAACGCGTCTGAGATCACTGACAAACTCGGTCTCCATGGTCTTCGCCAGAGGACCTGGTATATCCAGGCTGCCTGCGCCACCAGCGGTGATGGTCTGTACGAGGGTCTTGAATGG TTGAGCACCAACATCAAGCGCCGTGTCTAA
- a CDS encoding exocyst complex component Sec15: MPPRRPAYTQSDIDAQLQAIHLLDPSSTTENLEGLGTLVKSVHDARQQDAFLRTVKDFAGSVSTLLTVRTYTVNLRDKINSLDQEVSQVGHGLASKKKALLKSKRTAGNLDEAIGTLQSCLRVLDMVNKVGEMIRDRKYWSALRTLEEIRSLPFSSISQTPFLDHILASLPSLRAQIKGAVTSEHNSWLLTVREVTGQVGQLALVAVEERSRRWRTRREREGLSYTNRVGCAVELVTNEKVEYDILNNDRIQVDFKPLYQSIHIHTALDALDEFQRTYQADRAAQSSLILTGNPATAANLLPLLQQLIGFFVIESHVLRTTSGRGFRTQHDVDELWDGVMERLVETLRSGMGVSLTSDQLIKAVEHLTAFQSALEEYGYDTSPINGLTSLMFEKYTGILDGDYKAQFVEAVNGDDNIPMDVSNQEDAQKEQFLMGCFVTSAAKEVIFSRGPPQSLPFSRVVRKVALLLFAQIKDYAHQFYQFVEGVSQPPRNVDQILERSLGELLSKCVAETYTARLGTANALSQVAQMLVNVAYLRDGCAEVDRYLTTLRSGHRGHTFHISATEALGRTLQRAESRISAVIAKKLDDFEPEYDWTTRTTETQASLYIFQLVSWLTTVVDSLDVEDRFKTAAYRNAMIHVSNLFMDFLSGRNITAMSEDAIRSMLVDVDFMKDQFESIGRPEATSAFKELRMMTSIVLNSSVPEYLQLHTRQTKYPLVSPSKLQVLLEKLARFYSTTRTGPDRERADKYRRDADAVSRMI, from the exons ATGCCACCGCGCCGGCCTGCGTACACACAATCTGACATTGATGCCCAATTACAGGCG ATCCACCTGCTCGACCCGTCTTCGACGACAGAGAACCTCGAAGGACTAGGCACGCTCGTCAAGTCTGTACACGACGCCCGGCAACAAGACGCATTTCTCAGGACAGTCAAG GACTTTGCGGGTTCGGTCTCAACTCTTTTGACTGTACGGACGTATACCGTGAATCTGCGCGACAAGATCAACAGTTTGGACCAAGAGGTGTCTCAGGTCGGACACGGCCTCGCGTCCAAGAAGAAGGCGCTCCTCAAGAGCAAACGGACCGCTGGGAATTTGGATGAGGCGATCGGAACGCTGCAATCGTGTTTACGCGTGCTGGACATGGTAAACAAAGTAGGCGAGATGATTAGGGATCGGAAATACTGGAGTGCGCTTAGG ACACTTGAAGAAATTCGCTCGCTTCCGTTCTCGTCAATATCTCAAACACCATTTTTAGATCACATTCTTGCATCGCTTCCTTCGTTGCGAGCGCAAATCAAGGGCGCCGTGACATCCGAGCATAATTCCTGGTTGCTCACCGTCCGGGAGGTTACAGGACAGGTCGGCCAGTTGGCTCTTGTTGCGGTCGAGGAACGGTCTCGACGGTGGCGGACTCGTCGTGAACGCGAAGGACTGTCGTATACCAACCGGGTAGGTTGCGCAGTCGAGCTGGTTACTAACGAAAAGGTGGAAT ATGATATCTTGAATAACGACCGAATTCAGGTCGATTTCAAACCGCTTTATCAGAGTATCCATATTCACACAGCCCTGGATGCGCTAGACGAGTTCCAACGTACGTATCAGGCCGACCGCGCA GCTCAATCATCCCTTATTCTAACCGGTAACCCCGCTACAGCTGCAAATCTCTTGCCCCTGCTACAGCAGCTCATTGGCTTTTTCGTGATCGAATCTCACGTACTGCGTACGACTTCTGGTCGCGGATTTCGTACGCAACATGACGTGGATGAACTCTGGGATGGAGTTATGGAGCGCCTGGTGGAGACGCTTCGTTCCGGTATGGGGGTATCCCTCACTTCGGATCAGCTCATCAAGGCAGTAGAGCATTTGACGGCGTTTCAATCCGCCTTGGAG GAATATGGGTACGACACGTCGCCTATCAACGGGCTGACGTCGCTAATGTTTGAGAAATATACTGGTATATTGGATGGTGACTACAAGGCTCAGTTTGTCGAG GCCGTCAACGGCGATGACAATATACCCATGGACGTATCGAATCAAGAAGACGCACAAAAAGAGCAGTTTTTGATGGGTTGTTTTGTTACCAGTGCAGCCAAAGAGGTAATTTTCAG TCGAGGTCCCCCACAGAGCTTGCCGTTCTCCCGAGTTGTCCGCAAAGTAGCGCTTTTG TTATTCGCGCAGATCAAAGACTATGCACATCAATTCTACCAGTTTGTTGAAGGCGTTTCACAACCACCTCGCAACGTTGACCAAATCTTGGAACGA TCCCTGGGCGAACTCCTCTCGAAATGCGTGGCAGAAACATACACAGCCCGGTTGGGTACTGCCAATGCACTGAGCCAGGTAGCTCAAATGCTTGTCAATGTCGCATACCTCCGAGATGGATGCGCAGAAGTCGACAGGTACCTCACAACACTTCG TTCTGGACATCGGGGGCATACGTTCCATATCTCCGCTACGGAGGCTCTGGGAAGGACGCTCCAACGGGCCGAGTCCCGTATTTCCGCCGTGATCGCGAAGAAACTGGACGATTTTGAGCCGGAATATGACTGGACGACACGGACGACTGAGACCCAGGCCTCGCTGTACATTTTCCAGCTCGTCAGTTGGCTGACGACCGTTGTGGATTCGCTTGACGTCGAAGACCGGTTTAAAACTGCCGCATACCGGAATGCGATGATTCATGTCTCGAACTTGTTCATG GATTTCCTGTCTGGGAGGAATATCACAGCGATGAGTGAGGACGCTATTCGGAGTATGCTAGTCGACGTGGACTTTATGAAAGATCAATTCGAGTCAATTGGTCGACCAGAGGCGACTTCGGCATTCAAGGAATTACGAATG ATGACGTCGATTGTCCTCAATAGTTCAGTGCCAGAGTATCTGCAACTCCATACACGCCAAACCAAGTATCCACTTGTCAGCCCATCCAAGCTTCAGGTATTACTGGAAAAGCTAGCCCGATTCTACTCGACTACCCGCACGGGACCGGATCGGGAACGAGCAGACAAATACCGCCGAGATGCAGATGCAGTCTCAAGAATGATCTAA
- a CDS encoding regulator of G protein signaling domain protein, with the protein MSNDARSLPQGTASASHMMKVTKRGRPFLKDTLDLFATLIVSLDLVTHKQFFKSFPYSFTTDEAAQNLASLKFSQSNRGPDPRDPSRIVTTTTTTTFSMTREMAKAMSQHFMDARLIENAADRTSNLFKERGVYVVTPKGLHVLERFIIKNGINGDNLVGVFESQPVCMKLLHLERRPIDDEIIISQPVITALFRRFVGRQPNYMPDVAPGQMDPTTEYNERAKGMPLIDVQERLPQMIGKAPLQTYKHCFPAISALEWLCDFTSIVGRDEAAEMAAHFVRFGFIQLVSDKRKTSDSAVIFTVRGSANTPGTATQGEFRCTAKAIYRITDEGRRVARWDHPIRSIGSGSRGSPNASQTNLHAERPSTDGSHEGIVSEITYGPGAGPQGPETLATATEAKIQRRASLAEKLREGYQANPDRIRNETSAERLKRVLEEPALRALFREFLRGNFCEENLSFWLEVQDLKRRFTTTSTAAAATHPMHGATSPPSRPGTAKTPTPGQQAMEKHHEALVQFTFLIYNTYLAPQSQCELNIDHALRNELYAYVEDVFADNGFPRSGPGNVGPKEAASFNATQLQNLIKLYERIQLHVFRLMATDSLPKFIKTPRFKDLASWVEEVESAENETIASMEALSISGPAVPPGLDSGEQQEVGRAYMTFSAHAGEKAGPKPLGQGIAHHAPKHDRNA; encoded by the exons ATGTCGAACGATGCACGGAGCCTGCCCCAGGGCACAGCCAGCGCTTCACACATGATGAAGGTAACGAAGCGTGGGCGACCGTTCCTCAAG GACACACTCGACCTCTTTGCCACGCTCATTGTGTCGCTCGACCTTGTTACGCACAAGCAGTTCTTCAAGAGCTTTCCCTATTCATTTACGAC CGACGAAGCCGCCCAGAACCTCGCCTCGCTCAAATTCTCCCAGTCCAATCGAGGCCCGGACCCGAGAGACCCCTCGCGGATCGTGACAACGACGACGACAACGACATTCAGCATGACCCGCGAGATGGCCAAGGCCATGTCACAGCACTTTATGGATGCCCGTCTTATCGAAAACGCCGCGGACCGCACCTCGAATCTCTTCAAGGAGCGTGGGGTCTATGTGGTCACCCCCAAGGGTCTCCATGTCCTCGAGCGATTTATAATCAAGAACGGCATCAATGGCGACAATCTCGTCGGTGTATTCGAGAGCCAGCCTGTCTGCATGAAGCTTCTCCATCTCGAGCGACGTCCAATCGACGATGAAATCATCATTTCGCAGCCCGTGATCACCGCTCTCTTCCGTCGCTTTGTCGGCCGTCAGCCTAATTACATGCCCGACGTGGCCCCTGGCCAGATGGACCCCACTACCGAGTACAACGAGCGTGCCAAGGGCATGCCCCTCATCGATGTCCAAGAGCGTCTTCCACAGATGATCGGCAAGGCTCCGCTCCAAACATACAAGCACTGCTTCCCTGCCATTTCTGCTCTCGAGTGGCTCTGCGACTTTACTTCTATCGTCGGCCGAGACGAGGCCGCAGAGATGGCTGCCCATTTTGTCCGATTCGGTTTCATCCAGCTTGTCAGCGACAAGCGCAAGACGAGCGACTCGGCTGTCATATTCACGGTACGAGGTTCCGCCAATACGCCCGGCACTGCGACT CAAGGTGAATTCCGATGCACCGCCAAGGCCATCTATCGCATCACCGACGAAGGTCGCCGCGTCGCCCGATGGGACCATCCTATCCGCAGCATCGGCTCTGGATCACGCGGATCTCCCAACGCATCCCAGACGAATCTCCACGCCGAACGTCCCTCGACCGACGGCAGTCACGAAGGCATCGTCAGCGAAATTACTTACGGACCTGGCGCAGGGCCACAGGGCCCCGAGACCCTCGCTACCGCAACCGAGGCCAAGATCCAGCGCAGGGCGTCCTTAGCAGAAAAGCTTCGTGAAGGATATCAGGCCAATCCCGATCGCATCCGCAACGAGACCAGTGCTGAGCGCCTCAAGCGTGTCCTCGAGGAGCCCGCTCTCCGCGCCTTGTTCCGCGAATTTTTGCGCGGTAATTTCTGCGAGGAGAATCTCTCGTTTTGGCTCGAAGTTCAGGATCTCAAGCGTAGGTTCACCACTACTTCTACCGCTGCTGCGGCCACCCACCCGATGCACGGTGCGACTTCCCCTCCTTCGCGCCCCGGCACGGCCAAGACGCCCACCCCTGGCCAGCAAGCAATGGAAAAGCACCACGAGGCCCTGGTCCAATTTACATTCCTCATTTACAATACGTATTTGGCGCCCCAGAGCCAGTGTGAGCTCAACATTGACCATGCGCTCCGGAACGAACTGTACGCTTACGTTGAAGACGTCTTTGCCGACAATGGCTTCCCTCGTTCTGGGCCGGGCAACGTCGGTCCCAAAGAAGCCGCTTCGTTCAACGCGACCCAACTCCAGAACCTCATCAAGCTCTACGAGCGGATCCAGTTGCATGTGTTCAGACTAATGGCAACCGATTCATTACCCAAG TTTATCAAGACTCCACGATTCAAGGACCTTGCGAGCTGGGTAGAGGAAGTCGAGTCGGCTGAGAACGAGACAATCGCGTCGATGGAGGCTCTCTCGATAAGCGGTCCGGCCGTACCACCCGGTCTAGACTCGGGCGAACAGCAAGAGGTCGGACGGGCATATATGACTTTTTCGGCACATGCGGGGGAGAAGGCGGGCCCTAAACCCCTTGGACAGGGCATCGCCCATCATGCACCGAAACACGACAGGAACGCATAA
- a CDS encoding AAA family ATPase, whose product MNGMVKNDPINDNTRWDVHVEVRVSHRSGVRHDVIRGAVEAFILKTHEHINIPNVFQTWAGDPVLEGDVELIHVTESAAPMSELPVSCANLLIHVYQPTDGPIEDQFAGGGDDEDEAVVVTTVCELPARVWEGLWDTLVYEDDIKSRLLNYIYATLIFSDANIDPNIVSWNRVVLLHGPPGTGKTSLARALAQKLAIRLQHRYSAGTRLLELNAHSLFSRWFSESGKLVQRAFSGVMEMADDPDIFLVLLIDEVESLTAARAGAISGTEPSDALRVVNALLTQLDKLKLKRNVLIISTSNLPDAIDSAYVDRADIVQYVGPPSRNAIYFILRSCVIELIRAGIIRAIELLPIAEACANEAQNRPDQPMQPEELRVARASVMLLNLATKCVGKSGRSLRRLPVLAYARHMGSAGLGRGPSDIEVWLAAMERAIDEDSRGRDTVRDV is encoded by the exons ATGAACGGAATGGTAAAAAACGACCCTATTA ATGACAATACGCGTTGGGATGTGCATG TGGAAGTTCGCGTTAGCCATCGCTCCGGGGTTCGCCATGACGTGATCCGTGGTGCAGTGGAAGCATTCATCCTAAAAACCCACGAACACATCAACATTCCCAACGTATTCCAAACTTGGGCAGGCGACCCAGTTCTGGAGGGGGATGTAGAGCTGATTCACGTTACAGAGAGTG CGGCACCTATGTCTGAGCTACCTGTCAGCTGTGCCAATTTGCTTATACACGTCTATCAACCCACCGATGGACCCATCGAGGACCAATTTGCCGGCGGAggtgatgatgaagatgaagcAGTCGTTGTAACAACAGTTTGCGAGCTCCCTGCTCGTGTATGGGAAGGGCTCTGGGATACACTCGTTTACGAAGACGATATCAAGTCTCGACTGTTAAATTATATCTATGCGACGCTCATATTCTCTGATGCAAATATAGATC CAAACATCGTATCCTGGAACCGTGTTGTTCTATTGCATGGTCC TCCTGGTACTGGTAAGACGTCACTCGCTCGGGCACTGGCTCAAAAACTCGCCATTCGGCTCCAGCACCGGTACTCTGCCGGTACCCGGCTACTGGAACTTAATGCACATTCCTTGTTCTCGCGATGGTTCTCGGAAAGTGGTAAATTGGTCCAACGTGCGTTCTCAGGAGTGATGGAAATGGCCGACGACCCGGACATATTTCTAGTATTACTCATAG ACGAGGTCGAGAGTCTTACCGCGGCTCGTGCCGGGGCCATATCAGGAACCGAGCCCTCCGATGCACTTCGT GTAGTCAACGCCCTGTTAACCCAATTGGACAAACTAAAACTAAAGCGAAACGTCTTGATCATTTCGACTTCGAACCTTCCGGATGCGATTG ATTCGGCTTATGTAGATCGAGCCGATATTGTTCAATACGTCGGGCCGCCCTCGAGGAATGCCATCTACTTTATATTACGAAGCTGCGTCATTGAGCTTATCAGAGCTGGAATCATACGGGCCATA GAACTACTTCCCATCGCAGAAGCATGCGCCAACGAGGCACAAAATAGGCCAGACCAGCCTATGCAGCCCGAGGAATTACGGGTAGCGAGAGCAAGCGTCATGCTCCTCAATCTAGCAACGAAATGCGTC GGAAAGTCAGGGCGATCGCTTCGTCGACTTCCTGTCCTCGCGTACGCTCGACACATGGGGAGCGCCGGTCTCGGTCGTGGTCCAAGCGATATCGAGGTCTGGCTGGCCGCGATGGAGCGAGCGATCGATGAAGATTCGAGGGGTCGAGACACGGTTAGAGATGTCTAA
- a CDS encoding inhibitor of growth protein amino-terminal histone-binding protein: MEEAANIASECVYSLDNLPSEVAFLLNEIKAKDQKCQEIQERNKGRMAKAFAHRTGSLSAANPANANPAQKDPFMAGSQAQLQQKIRVDQERIEKLSAQKIALAQRLQQLVMKAAGRVEADLTRVRIASGDLPAPQPVIPDPPSELPPFTIPPTLQIPAASPATIATALPVAVAKPPEPRGAPAPPPTIDALTANSSNPQLQQNKRRRTTTGGASTPIASSPSSTVVIAGVVPATRRMRPHSARRRPDAESDEDVLDEQGDEAEGGEPGATDDALYCFCNEKSYGEMIGCDNGNCAIQWFHMDCVGLKPPVPPDMKWYCSRCKENREDSDVQVAGISPQVVSNKPARKKGRRA; this comes from the exons ATGGAAGAAGCCGCAAACATTGCATCAGAATGTGTTTATT CTCTGGACAACCTGCCAAGTGAGGTGGCATTTTTgctaaatgagataaaggcCAAAGATCAGAAATGTCAAG AAATTCAGGAGCGCAACAAGGGCAGGATGGCCAAGGCATTTGCCCATCGCACAGGCAGTCTGTCCGCAGCTAACCCTGCCAATGCTAATCCGGCCCAAAAGGATCCCTTCATGGCGGGATCGCAAGCCCAGCTGCAACAGAAGATTCGAGTGGACCAGGAAAGGATTGAGAAACTATCCGCTCAGAAGATCGCGCTTGCCCAGCGGCTGCAGCAACTGGTGATGAAGGCCGCTGGCCGAGTCGAGGCGGATCTTACACGGGTGCGGATTGCAAGCGGAGACTTGCCCGCACCTCAACCCGTTATTCCTGACCCTCCTTCGGAGCTTCCTCCCTTTACTATTCCTCCAACCTTACAGATCCCAGCAGCTAGCCCAGCCACTATTGCGACTGCCCTGCCCGTTGCGGTCGCGAAGCCACCTGAACCTCGAGGGGCGCCGGCGCCTCCCCCGACCATCGACGCTCTGACCGCCAATTCGTCTAATCCTCAGCTGCAACAGAATAAAC GTCGTCGCACGACTACCGGTGGTGCTTCTACTCCTATTGCAAGTAGTCCCTCTTCTACTGTGGTTATTGCGGGAGTTGTACCCGCGACACGTCGTATGCGTCCACACTCTGCTCGCCGTCGACCGGACGCTGAATCGGATGAAGATGTCTTAGATGAACAGGGTGATGAAGCCGAAGGCGGCGAACCCGGCGCTACCGATGATGCATTGTATTGCTTTTGCAACGAAAAGTCGTACGGCGAA ATGATTGGCTGCGACAATGGAAATTGTGCCATCCAATGG TTCCACATGGACTGCGTCGGTCTCAAACCACCTGTGCCACCCGACATGAAGTGGTATTGTTCGAGATGCAAAGAGAATCGAGAAGATTCGGATGTTCAGGTTGCTGGTATCTCGCCGCAGGTTGTATCCAACAAGCCTGCGCGCAAAAAGGGAAGACGTGCGTGA